TTCGTCGGCGCGCTGGGTTCCCGGCGCACCCACCTCGACCGACTCGCGCGGCTGCGCGCGGAAGGCGTGACCGAGGCCGAGCTGGCGCGACTGCGCTCCCCCATCGGCCTCGACCTGGGCGCGCGGACACCCGAGGAGACCGCCGTGTCCATCGCCGCCGAGATCATCGCGGTGCGGCGCGGTGGCGGCGGGCTGCCGTTGACGACCACCGACACCCCGATCCACAAGGAGGACCCGAATGGCCCTGATCTTCCTCAACGGCGGCGGGATGCGTGGCGGCCCGCTGCACCACCAGTTGCAGGGCACGCCCCTGTTGTGTGTCGCGCGTAGTGCGCCGAAGTACCGGTACTTCTCGGTGGGCGACCGGTTCCCGGCGATGCACGCGTCGGGCACCGGGAGCGTCGTCGGCGAGCTGTACGACCTGCCGCTGACCGTGCTGCGCGACCACCTGCTCCCCGCCGAACCGCCCGAGCTGGAGATCGGCGTGGTCGAACTGGCCGACGGCAGCGCCGCCCTGGCCACCGTGCTGCGCGACGCGTACCTGGGCAGCGCGGAGCTGACCGACATCACGGCGGTGGGCGACTGGCGCGCCTACCTGGGCCGGAAGGGGTGACCACGATGGGGTGACCCGGTCCGCAACCCGACCGGATCGGGTGAACCACTCCACCCGGATTCACCGCGCCCACCGGACGCACCGCTCCTACGCTCGGCGCAAAGCCCACCGAACAAGGGGATCGGCATGTCCGAGCAGGTGCGCCTGGACAACATCTTCCGCATCTTCACCGCCTTCGACACCGACGACGACAGCGAGATCACCTGGGCCGACTTCACCGTGAAGGCCCGCGGCATCGGCCGGGAGTTCGGGCTGGACGACGCCTCGCCGGAGGTCCGGGCGCTCACGCGGGCCTACCAGGGCGTGTGGGACTACATCCGCGGCGCGGACGTGGACCAGGACGGGGTGGTGACCCGGGCCGAGTTCCGCGTGGCCCACGAAAGCGGGCGCCTGACCACCAGCGGTCTGCTCGCCAAGTGGGAGACCGCGGCCGAGGAGGCCTTCGCCATCGCCGACCGCGACGCCGACGAGCGCCTGGACGAGACCGAGTTCGGCCGCCTCTACCGGGGCGCGGGCATCACCGACCCGCGGGTCGCCGCGATCGCGTTCGCCGAGATGGACCTGGACGGCGACGGCCGCCTCACCCTGGACGAGTTCATCACCCACACCCGCGGCCTGTTCACCGCGACGGACGAGGCGGAGAAGGGCGTGCACCTGCTCGGCGAGTGACCCGCCGGCCCACACCCGGTGCTCTCAAGAGGACCGGGGCCGCAGGCCGTGCAGGGTCTGGTCGAGCAGGGCCGCCACCACGGCCTCGCTCTGCGCCACGTCGCCGGGCCGCAGGGTTCGCGCCGCCGCCTCCACCGACCCGTGGATCAGCAGCGCCCGCAACCCCGGCTGCGGCACGCGGGCCTCCAGCAGCACGCCCGCCAGGGGCGCCAGCAGCTTCTCGTGCTCGGCGCGGATGCGGCGCCGGGACTCCTCCGGCAGGGCGTGCGCGGACAGCGCCACGACCGCGCCGTGGCTGCCGTCGACGATGATCTCCAGCACGGTCCGCAGGTAGGCCTCGACCTTCGCGGGCACGCCGTCCACCGCGTGCACCGCCTCGGCCAGCCGCCGGGCCTGGTCGGGCAGCTCGTCGGTCACGATCGCCGCGACCAGTTCCTCGCGGGACTTGAAGTACTCGTACAGCGAGGGCCGGGACAGGCCGACGCGGCGGGCCAGCGCGGCCAGCGTCAGGGCGTCCGGACCTTCCTCCGCCACGATCTCGCGGCCCGCGGCCAGCAGGGACCGCAACCGGTTCGCGCGGTGCTCCGCGAGGGTCTCGGCGCTGATCCTGGGCACGCGCCAGAGCCTACCCCCCTTGTTTTCCCGACGCCCCGTTGGAATAGTTGCCTACACAGCGTCGGGAACCTGGAGGTGTCGGATGTTCGTGGCGACCAACCGCCTGTTCGTGCCCGCCGAGCGCGCGGAGGAGTTCGAAGAGCACTTCCGCAGCAACATGCGCACGTTCCTGCCGGGCGTGCCGGGCCTGCGCCGCAGCACCCTGCTCCGCCCCACCCGCCCCGACCAGCCTTACGTCTCGGTGAACGAGTTCGACACCGAGGAGGACTTCAAGGCGTGGGTGGCGTCGGCGTCCTTCAAGGAGGCGCACCGGCGCAACGCCGGCATCGCCCGCCACGTGACGGGCAACGCCGTGGAAACATTTCAGCCCAGCGAAGACCTGGTGCTCACGGAATCTTGATGGCCTTCATGGTGTTGATCTCGTCCTGTTGAGACACCATCACGTCGTTCGCCATCTCCTCCACGCGGGCGTCCGAGCCCGTGGACAACAGGTCCAGGGCCATCTTCAGCGCGCCCTCGTGGTGGGCGATCATCAACTGCAGGAACAGCCGGTCGAAGTCCGCGCCGCGGGCGGCCTTGAGCGCGGCCAGCTGCTCGTCGGTCGCCATGCCCGGCATGGACTTGTGGTCGACCTCGGGCATCTTGCCGGAGTGGCCGTGCGCGGGGGCCTTCTCGCCGAACTGGCGCTGCCACTGCTCCATCGCACCGATCTCGGGGCCTTGGGTGTCGTAGATGCGCGAGGCCAGCGCCTTCACCGTCTCGTTCTGCGCGCGCTCGGGCGCCAGCGCGGCCATCTCCAGCGCCTGCCGGTGGTGGCCGATCATGCCGACGACGTACTTCAGGTCCGCCTCGTTGGGCGCCACCCACCGGTCGGTGCCGACGTCCTCGGGCGCGAGCGTCTGCGCCTGCTCACCGGGCCCGCCCGGCACGATCACGTTCGGCGCGTCCGACTCCCGCGCGGTGCAGGCGGCCAGGAACGCCACCACCGCCACCACGAACAACATCCGCATCTGTTCCACGACCCCCTCGACTCGGCGACAACGTACCCGCCCGTCCCACCTGCCGGAAGTGTGCTCCTTACCGACTAATGGGGCTGGTGGTTAGCGTTGCAAACGGCAATACTGCGGTCCCTGCTACAGGTTGGAAGGGGAGACCTGAAGTGAACGCACGCGATTCGGCCCGCCGCCGCAAGGCCGGCGCGGCCCTGGGGGCGCTGGCGCTGGCCGCCACGTCACTCGTGCTCGGCCCGCAGGCGCTGGCCGCGCCCGAGGTGGACGCGGACGTAGCCGGGCTGTCGGAGGCCCAGCTGTCCGAGCCCGCCCAGACGGGCAGTGAAATCCCGGGTGTCGACGAGATCCGCCACACCCGCAACATCAAGCACCTGGCGAACCTGCCGAAGCCGGCCCCGTTCACCGAGTCGTCGACGTGGTCGGACCTGGCCTTCCAGGACGGCTACGCGTTCGACGGCAACTACGACGGCTTCGTCATCTACGACATCCGCAACCCGCACAAGCCGTCGATCGTGAGCACCGTGCTGTGCCCGGGCTCGCAGAACGACATCTCGGTGCACGGGAACCTGCTCTTCCTGTCCACCGACTCGTCGCGCACCGACAACTCCTGCAACAGCAAGCCGCAGCCGGCCACGATCAAGGAGTCGTGGGAGGGCATCAAGGTCTTCGACATCAGCGACAAGCGCAACCCGAAGTACGTCGCCGCGGTCGAGACCAAGTGCGGCTCGCACACCCACACACTGGTGCCGGACAAGAAGGGCAAGGACGTCTACCTGTACGTCTCGTCCTACTCGCCCAACGCGACCTTCCCGGACTGCCAGCCGCCGCACGACCTGATCTCCATCGTCAAGGTCCCGCTGAAGGACCCGGCCTCGGCGAGCCTGCTGGCCGAGCGCGTGGTGTTCCCCGACGGCGGCAACCCGGGCCGCGACGGCGACGTCGACACCGGCTACGTGCGCGCGACCTCGGGCTGCCACGACATCACCGTGTACCCGTCCAAGGACCTCGCCGCGGGCGCGTGCATGGGTGACGGCGTGCTGTGGGACATCTCCGACCGCGAGAACCCGCGCGAGATCAACCGCGTGCAGGACAACGTGAACTTCGCGTTCTGGCACTCGGCCACGTTCAACAACACCGGCACCAAGGTCGTCTTCACCGACGAGCTCGGCGGCGGCGGCGCGGCCACCTGCAACCCGAAGATCGGTCCCCTGCGCGGCGCCGACGGCATCTACGACATCACCGGCCAGGGCGACGGCCGCAAGCTGGAGTTCCGGTCGTACTACAAGATCTCCCGGACCCAGGCCGACACCGAGAACTGCGTGGCGCACAACGGTTCGCTGATCCCCGTCCAGGGCCGCGACATCATGGTGCAGGCGTGGTACCAGGGCGGCATCTCGGTGTGGGACTTCACCGACTCCCGCAACCCGAAGGAGATCGGCTGGTTCGAACGCGGCCCGCTCCCCGACGGCAAGGGCGGTGGCGCGTGGTCGACGTACTACTACAACGGCTACATCTACTCGTCCGACATCGCCAAGGGCTTCGACGTCCTGGACATCCGCGACCCGCGGACGGCCACGGCGAAGCTGATCCGCGTGGATGAGCTGAACGTCCAGACCCAGGGCCACTACCGGGAACTGTTCCCCCGGTAGTCACCAAAGTCACCAAGGGGGCCTGTCCGCAAGCGGGCAGGCCCCCGCGCTTTCCGGCGCGCGCAGCGCGCTGTGGTCGCACCACAGTGGAGGGCCTCGGTTCCCCCACCGTATGGCCTGCCCGAAGGGCAACCACACTTCGCCGGGGTTGTCCTGAAAAAGTTTTGCGAGGAACGAGCAAAAGTTTTTTGGACAACCCCGGCGAAGTGTGGTTGGCTCCGCCAGGCCATGCGGTGGGGGAACCGACGCCCTTCACCCCCCACTGGCGGCCTCCCCAGCCCGCTTTTGATCTTGAGAGCGCGCCAGCGCGTCCGCTTGAGAGCGAAGCTTTTAACCTCTCGAACCTCTCGAACCTCTCGAAGCTAGTCGAGCTCGGTGAAGAGGGTGAGCTGAAGCCCGGCAGGCGCGTCAAGCCGGGAGTTGAGAGAGTTCCAAGGCGTCCTGGTGGGCTCGGCAACCACAGTAGCGCCGGCCTCTTCGAGCTCCCGAGTGGTGGCGGTGGAGTCGTCCACCTCGAAGGCCACCCGGATGTGCCCGGCGACCCGCCGCCCGACCTCGACCTGGTCGATGTACTCGGCGTGCGGCGGGTCGGTGATCTCCAGCGTCGCGCGCCCGGCCTCCAGGATGGTGACCCGCCCGCCGGGCGAGCTGAACGCGGCCCGTTCGGGCAGGCCCAGGACGTCCCGGTAGAAGCGGAGTGCCTCGTCGTAGTCGTCGGCCGTGACGACCAGGCGCAGTTCGCGGACCATCGTTCCCCCTGTGGTGTGGTTCGTGGGGCTCAATCCCACCACAGCACCACGGCCAGACCACGGCGTGCGGCGTCGAGGTAGAAGTCGCGCAGGAGCCCGTGCTGCTCGGCGAACAGCTCGGGGAGACTCGCCCGGATGTCGCTCACGTGCTCACCCAGCACCGCCGCAGCCCTCCGCCGGTCGGCGGGCACGACCGCCCGCACCGCTTCGACGGTGATCGCGCGCAAGGCCTCGGCCACCTCCCCGACCCGGTGCGGCTCCAGCGCGGTGACGGGGTGCACGAAGACCGAGTCCGGGCGGTCCCGGTAGGCCGGGTTGACCTCGTCGTCGCCGTCGAAGGCGTGGCGCAGCCCGTCCGGCACGCCCAGCAGCGCCCAGATGGTCACGAGATCCTGCGGCCACCAGTCCATGTCGAGGTGGTCGCGCTCCGGCGCCAGGTCGAACGAGCACACTTCGTGGAGCCGCTCCACCGACGTCCGGCAGGTGGCCAAGTCCGCCGCCGGGATGCGGGCGAGCTGCTGGTGGAGGGCCATGCGGCGCAGTATGTCAAGCTCGGCTGGGTTCGTGCCTGTGTTCCACGGCCACCAGCACCGCGACCAGCGCCGCCAGGACCAGCGCGACCACGTGGACCGGCGCCGGCGACAACGACGACAGCAGGGCCAGCACAGCAGCCGCCGGGAACGCCCACGTGATCAGGCCCCGCTGGGTCGGGCACACCTGGATGTACCACACCACCATCAGGAACACCGCGATCGGCACCGTGGTCGCCAACCCCGCCGCCGGCGCCGGCAGGTGGGACACGTGCAGGTCGTGGTCGACCGCCACCTCCAGCCCCGCCCCCACCGCCGCGACCGAGGCGAAGATCAGGAAGTGCCCGTACCCCCACGTCAGGGAGAACCGCAGCGTGATCAGCAGGTCCTGCGCCGGGTGGTCGAAGTACAGCCACCACAGCGAGAACACGATCACCAGGCCCGCCACCGCCAGTGAGATCAGCTCGGTCTGCGAGTGGCCCGCGTCCAGCGCCTCCGCGATCGCGCCCGTCGCGGCCAGGATGGACTCGCCGAGCACGATCAACGTGAACAGCCCGTACCGCTCGGTGATGTGGTGCGGGTGCCAGGTCGTCCGTTCGACCCGCTCGGCCCACACCGGCACGGCGAGCTCGGCCAGGACCAGCACCAGGAACCCGACCCAGAACACGCTGTCCGGCAACCACAGCCGCGCCACCCACCCGAGCTGCACGAGCGTGATGCCCAGCGCGTACCGCCGGGCGGACGCGGCCCGCTCCCGGTCCGACCTCGCCGCCCGCAGCCACTGGGTGACCATGGCCAGCCGCATGATCACGTACCCGACCGTGATGACGGTGAAGTCGGCCCGGTCGAACGCCCGCGGCACACCCGCCGCCACCACCAGCACGCCCGCGATCTGCACCAACGTCGTCAGGCGGTAGGGGACGTCGTCGGTGTCGTAGGCGGAGGCGAACCACGTGAAGTTCAGCCACGCCCACCAGATCGCGAAGAACACCGACAGGTAGCCCGCCACGCCGTGCCCGATGTGGTCCTCGGTCAGCGCGTGGTGCAGGTTCGCGGCGGCGGACGCGACCGCGACCACGAAGCTCA
This DNA window, taken from Saccharothrix variisporea, encodes the following:
- a CDS encoding allophanate hydrolase-related protein; translation: MALIFLNGGGMRGGPLHHQLQGTPLLCVARSAPKYRYFSVGDRFPAMHASGTGSVVGELYDLPLTVLRDHLLPAEPPELEIGVVELADGSAALATVLRDAYLGSAELTDITAVGDWRAYLGRKG
- a CDS encoding EF-hand domain-containing protein, whose amino-acid sequence is MSEQVRLDNIFRIFTAFDTDDDSEITWADFTVKARGIGREFGLDDASPEVRALTRAYQGVWDYIRGADVDQDGVVTRAEFRVAHESGRLTTSGLLAKWETAAEEAFAIADRDADERLDETEFGRLYRGAGITDPRVAAIAFAEMDLDGDGRLTLDEFITHTRGLFTATDEAEKGVHLLGE
- a CDS encoding TetR/AcrR family transcriptional regulator, with the translated sequence MPRISAETLAEHRANRLRSLLAAGREIVAEEGPDALTLAALARRVGLSRPSLYEYFKSREELVAAIVTDELPDQARRLAEAVHAVDGVPAKVEAYLRTVLEIIVDGSHGAVVALSAHALPEESRRRIRAEHEKLLAPLAGVLLEARVPQPGLRALLIHGSVEAAARTLRPGDVAQSEAVVAALLDQTLHGLRPRSS
- a CDS encoding antibiotic biosynthesis monooxygenase family protein, whose amino-acid sequence is MFVATNRLFVPAERAEEFEEHFRSNMRTFLPGVPGLRRSTLLRPTRPDQPYVSVNEFDTEEDFKAWVASASFKEAHRRNAGIARHVTGNAVETFQPSEDLVLTES
- a CDS encoding DUF305 domain-containing protein, producing the protein MRMLFVVAVVAFLAACTARESDAPNVIVPGGPGEQAQTLAPEDVGTDRWVAPNEADLKYVVGMIGHHRQALEMAALAPERAQNETVKALASRIYDTQGPEIGAMEQWQRQFGEKAPAHGHSGKMPEVDHKSMPGMATDEQLAALKAARGADFDRLFLQLMIAHHEGALKMALDLLSTGSDARVEEMANDVMVSQQDEINTMKAIKIP
- a CDS encoding LVIVD repeat-containing protein, with the translated sequence MNARDSARRRKAGAALGALALAATSLVLGPQALAAPEVDADVAGLSEAQLSEPAQTGSEIPGVDEIRHTRNIKHLANLPKPAPFTESSTWSDLAFQDGYAFDGNYDGFVIYDIRNPHKPSIVSTVLCPGSQNDISVHGNLLFLSTDSSRTDNSCNSKPQPATIKESWEGIKVFDISDKRNPKYVAAVETKCGSHTHTLVPDKKGKDVYLYVSSYSPNATFPDCQPPHDLISIVKVPLKDPASASLLAERVVFPDGGNPGRDGDVDTGYVRATSGCHDITVYPSKDLAAGACMGDGVLWDISDRENPREINRVQDNVNFAFWHSATFNNTGTKVVFTDELGGGGAATCNPKIGPLRGADGIYDITGQGDGRKLEFRSYYKISRTQADTENCVAHNGSLIPVQGRDIMVQAWYQGGISVWDFTDSRNPKEIGWFERGPLPDGKGGGAWSTYYYNGYIYSSDIAKGFDVLDIRDPRTATAKLIRVDELNVQTQGHYRELFPR
- a CDS encoding VOC family protein, with translation MVRELRLVVTADDYDEALRFYRDVLGLPERAAFSSPGGRVTILEAGRATLEITDPPHAEYIDQVEVGRRVAGHIRVAFEVDDSTATTRELEEAGATVVAEPTRTPWNSLNSRLDAPAGLQLTLFTELD
- a CDS encoding low temperature requirement protein A — protein: MTRAWYRPMTARRSDEEHRVATPLELLFDLSFVVAVASAAANLHHALTEDHIGHGVAGYLSVFFAIWWAWLNFTWFASAYDTDDVPYRLTTLVQIAGVLVVAAGVPRAFDRADFTVITVGYVIMRLAMVTQWLRAARSDRERAASARRYALGITLVQLGWVARLWLPDSVFWVGFLVLVLAELAVPVWAERVERTTWHPHHITERYGLFTLIVLGESILAATGAIAEALDAGHSQTELISLAVAGLVIVFSLWWLYFDHPAQDLLITLRFSLTWGYGHFLIFASVAAVGAGLEVAVDHDLHVSHLPAPAAGLATTVPIAVFLMVVWYIQVCPTQRGLITWAFPAAAVLALLSSLSPAPVHVVALVLAALVAVLVAVEHRHEPSRA